A window of Vicinamibacteria bacterium genomic DNA:
GCCCAGGAGAAGGTCTTTCATCGCCTGCGGAATCTCAGCCGGATGAAAAAGCGACGTTCCGTCGTCGTGGGAGTGACCGGCTGCGTCGCTCAGCAGGAAGGCGCGGCCATCTTCGAGCGTGCGCCCGAGGTCGACTTCGTTCTCGGCACCCAGAGCCTGGTTCAGCTTCCCGAGGTGCTGGCGACGGTTATCGGAAAGAGCGAGAAGGTCGTCGAGGTCGGAAGGCACCCCGAGAATCTCGACATCACTCCCGATCAGATCGAGCGCGTGGCGGGAGTCAAAGCCTTCGTCACCATCATGGAAGGCTGCGATAACTTCTGCACTTTCTGCATCGTTCCGTTCACCCGCGGTCGCGAGCGGTGTCGACCCGTCGACCACATCGTTCGCGAAGCGCGCGCGCTGGCCGATGCCGGGTTCCGCGAGGTGCAGCTTCTGGGGCAGAACGTCAACTCCTACCGCGATCCCGGGGACGGGCGTGCGTTCGAGGCGTTGATCGACGCGGTTCACGAGGTCGAGGGTCTCTGGCGCATTCGTTTCACGAGCCCTCATCCGAAAGACTTCGGGGAGCCGCTGATGCGCCGATTCAGGGACCTGCCCAAACTGTGCCCCCACATGCATCTTCCGGTGCAGTCCGGATCGACACCCGTTCTCGAGCGGATGAATCGCGGCTACACGCGGGCGGAGTTCCTGGAAAAGATCGACCGTTCTCGAGCGCTGGTTCCCGATCTGGCTTTGTCGACGGACCTCATCGTGGGATTCCCGGGAGAGACCGATGACGAGTTCGACCAGACGCTCACGCTCGTCGACACGGTCGCCTTCGACAGCATCTATTCATTCAAGTACTCCGAGCGTCCGTACACGTTCGCCTCTCGAGAACAACCCGATGACGTACCCGACGAGGTCAAGAGCGAGCGTCTTTCGGTGCTTCAGGAACATCAGAGACGGATTCAGCTCCGCAAGAACGGAGCACTCGTCGGCAGGACCGTAGAAGTCCTCGTGGAAGGGGAGAGCAAGAAAGATTCTCGCGCCCTCTCGGGACGAAGTGCGGACAATCGAGTCGTGAATTTTCTCGGAGAACGTAGCCTGGTTGGAAAACTGACTTCAGTTTCCATTACTCATGCCGGGCCGAACAGTCTGTTTGGTGAATCGACCACCGATATGCGATTCTGACTGTGTGTGAGAGCGATGGCAAAAAAACCACTAAATACATTGACAACGTCGGAC
This region includes:
- the miaB gene encoding tRNA (N6-isopentenyl adenosine(37)-C2)-methylthiotransferase MiaB, yielding MFEPSGKFFVETWGCQMNVHDSEKLSGSLRGLGLEPTPTENDADVVILNTCSVREKAQEKVFHRLRNLSRMKKRRSVVVGVTGCVAQQEGAAIFERAPEVDFVLGTQSLVQLPEVLATVIGKSEKVVEVGRHPENLDITPDQIERVAGVKAFVTIMEGCDNFCTFCIVPFTRGRERCRPVDHIVREARALADAGFREVQLLGQNVNSYRDPGDGRAFEALIDAVHEVEGLWRIRFTSPHPKDFGEPLMRRFRDLPKLCPHMHLPVQSGSTPVLERMNRGYTRAEFLEKIDRSRALVPDLALSTDLIVGFPGETDDEFDQTLTLVDTVAFDSIYSFKYSERPYTFASREQPDDVPDEVKSERLSVLQEHQRRIQLRKNGALVGRTVEVLVEGESKKDSRALSGRSADNRVVNFLGERSLVGKLTSVSITHAGPNSLFGESTTDMRF